Proteins from a genomic interval of Streptomyces fodineus:
- a CDS encoding fatty acid desaturase family protein: protein MTISTHASVATEASAARPRPSGSGAGSDFARLNRRIAEAGLLKRRPGYYTARLAMVIGLLAAGWGTFLALGDTWWQLAVAAFLALVFGQVALVAHDLAHRQVFRRARPSEAWGRLFGNLGIGMSYGWWMNKHTRHHANPNHEELDPDVAPDILVWSEAQARDSRGLARLIGGHQAWLFFPLLTLEGFNLHVASVRALRSPSMKHRMLEGGLLFLHLAAYVSALFLVLPAGKAIAFLAVHQCLFGVYLGCTFAPNHKGMPTLTGDERPDFLRRQVLTSRNVRGGRLIDVLLGGLNYQIEHHLFPSMPTPHLRRAQVLVRAYCAEIGVPYHETGLIRSYREALTHMHRVGEPIRRQRKAS from the coding sequence ATGACGATTTCCACTCATGCCTCGGTCGCCACCGAGGCGTCGGCCGCACGGCCCCGCCCGTCCGGCTCCGGAGCAGGCAGCGACTTCGCCCGGCTGAACCGGCGTATCGCCGAGGCCGGGCTGCTGAAGCGGCGCCCCGGCTACTACACGGCACGGCTCGCCATGGTGATCGGGCTGCTGGCGGCGGGCTGGGGGACCTTCCTCGCGCTCGGCGACACCTGGTGGCAGCTGGCGGTGGCCGCCTTCCTCGCGTTGGTGTTCGGTCAGGTCGCCCTGGTGGCACATGACTTGGCGCACCGTCAGGTCTTCCGGCGCGCCCGGCCGAGCGAGGCATGGGGCCGGCTCTTCGGCAACCTCGGGATCGGCATGAGCTACGGCTGGTGGATGAACAAGCACACCCGTCACCACGCCAACCCCAACCACGAGGAACTCGATCCGGACGTCGCCCCGGACATCCTCGTGTGGTCCGAGGCCCAGGCCCGCGACAGCCGTGGTCTGGCCCGTCTCATCGGCGGCCACCAGGCGTGGCTGTTCTTCCCGCTGCTGACACTGGAGGGCTTCAACCTGCACGTCGCAAGCGTGCGGGCGCTGCGCTCGCCGTCCATGAAGCACCGGATGCTGGAGGGCGGCCTGCTCTTCCTGCACCTCGCGGCCTATGTGTCCGCGCTGTTCCTCGTGCTCCCGGCCGGCAAGGCCATCGCGTTCCTCGCCGTGCACCAGTGCCTGTTCGGCGTCTACCTCGGCTGCACCTTCGCACCGAACCACAAGGGCATGCCCACGCTCACCGGTGACGAACGGCCCGACTTCCTGCGCCGCCAGGTCCTCACCTCCCGCAACGTACGCGGCGGCCGGCTCATCGATGTGCTGCTCGGCGGGCTCAACTACCAGATCGAGCACCACCTCTTCCCGAGCATGCCGACCCCCCACCTGCGGCGGGCCCAGGTCCTCGTGCGCGCGTACTGCGCGGAGATCGGCGTCCCGTACCACGAGACCGGCCTGATCCGGTCCTACCGCGAGGCCCTCACCCACATGCACCGGGTGGGGGAACCGATCAGGCGTCAGCGCAAGGCTTCTTGA